Proteins encoded by one window of Pseudonocardia sp. HH130629-09:
- a CDS encoding LytR/AlgR family response regulator transcription factor, producing the protein MLELAHLLGEDQRVETVLTAPNATEALRILHGSQADATTPTVDVVFLDIRMPGLDGLELARVLNAMADPPPVVFVTAHDDRAVDAYEVGAVDYLLKPLRTERLSGSLDRTLALRAVRRAENGPPAAPARHGAEPGGATAPPVARRGAPAATTDDEVVPVELAGTTKLVPRSSIRFVEAQGDYARLHTNEGSHLVRIPVSVLEERWGEAGFVRIHRAYLVSLPLITELRMSGSGYVVRLGNGPSAVELPVSRRHTAGLKRILRGRPPRPQRGPEDGPDGPVVPR; encoded by the coding sequence CTGCTCGAGCTGGCGCACCTGCTCGGCGAGGACCAGCGGGTGGAGACCGTGCTGACCGCGCCGAACGCGACGGAGGCGCTACGCATCCTGCACGGATCGCAGGCCGACGCGACCACCCCGACCGTCGACGTCGTGTTCCTCGACATCCGGATGCCCGGCCTCGACGGCCTGGAGCTCGCCCGGGTGCTGAACGCGATGGCCGACCCGCCGCCGGTGGTGTTCGTGACCGCCCACGACGACCGCGCCGTCGACGCCTACGAGGTCGGTGCCGTCGACTACCTGCTCAAACCCCTGCGCACCGAGCGGCTGTCCGGCTCGCTGGACCGCACCCTGGCACTGCGCGCGGTCCGGCGGGCCGAGAACGGCCCGCCCGCGGCGCCCGCCCGCCACGGCGCCGAACCGGGTGGCGCGACCGCGCCACCGGTCGCCCGCCGGGGCGCCCCGGCCGCGACCACCGACGACGAGGTCGTGCCGGTGGAGCTGGCCGGCACCACGAAGCTGGTCCCCCGCTCCTCGATCCGGTTCGTCGAGGCCCAGGGCGACTACGCCCGGCTGCACACCAACGAGGGCAGCCACCTGGTCCGCATCCCGGTCTCGGTACTGGAGGAGCGCTGGGGCGAGGCCGGGTTCGTCCGGATCCACCGCGCCTACCTGGTTTCGCTGCCGCTGATCACCGAGCTGCGCATGTCCGGGTCGGGGTACGTCGTCCGCCTCGGCAACGGGCCGAGCGCGGTCGAGCTGCCCGTCAGCCGCCGGCACACCGCGGGCCTCAAGCGGATCCTGCGGGGCCGACCGCCGCGGCCGCAGCGCGGCCCCGAGGACGGCCCGGACGGGCCCGTCGTCCCGCGCTGA
- the mftD gene encoding pre-mycofactocin synthase MftD (MftD, an enzyme found in the mycofactocin biosynthesis locus, performs an oxidative deamination of 3-amino-5-[(p-hydroxyphenyl)methyl]-4,4-dimethyl-2-pyrrolidinone (AHDP). The resulting compound, now called pre-mycofactocin (PMFT), is a biologically active redox cofactor that can oxidize the non-exchangeable NADH of TIGR03971 family SDR-type oxidoreductases.): MASTKDWFETVAEAQRRARRRLPKSVYYALVAGAEQGITLADNVAAFDELGFRPHIAGLPPQRDQKTTVMGQEIDLPVVISPTGVQAVDPEGEVAVARAAHSSNIQNPLNPEQTVSTAMGLSSFASRSVEDVCAVHDKVFFQVYWAGSKEDILERALRAKRAGAKGLIVTLDWTFATRRDWGSPPIPEKVDVTAALQFAPEMITKPRYLLDWAKSGRIPDLKAPNMAPPGGGEAPTFFGAYGVWWTTPLPTWDDIAWLREKWGGPFMVKGIMHPDDARRAVDAGATAISVSNHGGNNLDGTPAAIRALPAIVDAVGDQVEVVMDGGVRRGGDVVKALALGARAVLIGRAYLWGMAAQGERGVTNVLSILYKGIDEALLGLGKKSIHELSRDDLIVPENFTRVSKS; this comes from the coding sequence ATGGCGAGCACGAAGGACTGGTTCGAGACGGTCGCGGAGGCACAGCGACGGGCGCGCAGGCGCCTGCCGAAGTCGGTCTACTACGCGCTGGTCGCCGGCGCGGAGCAGGGGATCACGCTGGCGGACAACGTCGCCGCATTCGACGAGCTCGGCTTCCGCCCGCACATCGCGGGGCTCCCGCCGCAGCGGGACCAGAAGACGACCGTGATGGGCCAGGAGATCGACCTCCCGGTCGTGATCTCGCCGACCGGAGTCCAGGCCGTCGACCCGGAGGGCGAGGTCGCCGTCGCGCGGGCCGCGCACAGCTCCAACATCCAGAACCCGCTGAACCCCGAGCAGACCGTGTCGACGGCCATGGGGCTGTCGTCGTTCGCGTCCCGCTCGGTCGAGGACGTCTGCGCCGTCCACGACAAGGTCTTCTTCCAGGTCTACTGGGCCGGGTCCAAGGAGGACATCCTCGAGCGCGCCCTGCGTGCGAAGCGGGCGGGCGCCAAGGGCCTCATCGTGACCCTCGACTGGACCTTCGCCACCCGCCGTGACTGGGGCAGCCCGCCCATCCCGGAGAAGGTCGACGTCACGGCCGCGCTGCAGTTCGCGCCCGAGATGATCACCAAGCCGCGTTACCTGCTGGACTGGGCGAAGTCCGGGAGGATCCCGGACCTGAAGGCCCCGAACATGGCGCCCCCCGGCGGCGGTGAGGCCCCCACCTTCTTCGGCGCCTACGGCGTCTGGTGGACCACCCCGTTGCCGACCTGGGACGACATCGCCTGGCTCCGCGAGAAGTGGGGCGGCCCGTTCATGGTCAAGGGCATCATGCACCCCGACGACGCGCGCCGCGCCGTCGACGCGGGCGCCACCGCGATCTCGGTGTCCAACCACGGCGGCAACAACCTCGACGGCACCCCGGCCGCGATCCGGGCGCTGCCCGCGATCGTCGACGCCGTCGGGGACCAGGTCGAGGTCGTGATGGACGGCGGCGTCCGCCGCGGCGGCGACGTCGTCAAGGCGCTCGCGCTCGGGGCCCGCGCGGTCCTGATCGGCCGCGCCTACCTGTGGGGCATGGCCGCGCAGGGCGAGCGCGGGGTCACCAACGTCCTGTCGATCCTCTACAAGGGCATCGACGAGGCGCTGCTGGGCCTGGGGAAGAAGTCGATCCACGAGCTCTCCCGCGACGACCTGATCGTCCCGGAGAACTTCACCCGCGTCTCGAAGTCCTGA
- a CDS encoding oxidoreductase, translating into MFRTSPAPWTTADIPPQQGRTVIVTGATSGLGLETTRALVHAGARVVLAVRNTTRGEEIASELGGAVSVRRLDLGDLTSVREFAAGFEGTADVLVNNAGLMAVPFSRTADGFETQLGVNFLGHFALTGLLADRITDRVVTLSSVVHRMGRIGIDDLNFERRRYERWTAYGQSKLACLMFAYELEHRFVAAGSRLRSMAAHPGYAATNLQSRTESVQDALLGVLNKVVAQSAAAGALPTLFAATVPDLPGGAYIGPDGIGETRGNPRPVGSSAASHDRRMQRALWERAEELTRVTFPL; encoded by the coding sequence GTGTTCCGGACCTCACCCGCCCCCTGGACGACGGCGGACATCCCGCCCCAGCAGGGCAGGACCGTGATCGTCACCGGCGCCACCAGCGGCCTCGGACTGGAGACCACCCGGGCCCTGGTGCACGCCGGTGCACGCGTCGTGCTGGCCGTGCGGAACACCACGCGCGGCGAGGAGATCGCCTCCGAGCTCGGTGGTGCGGTGTCGGTGCGCCGGCTCGACCTGGGCGACCTCACCTCGGTCCGCGAGTTCGCCGCCGGGTTCGAGGGCACCGCCGACGTGCTCGTCAACAACGCCGGGCTGATGGCGGTGCCGTTCTCCCGCACCGCGGACGGCTTCGAGACCCAGCTCGGGGTCAACTTCCTCGGCCACTTCGCGCTGACCGGTCTGCTGGCCGACCGGATCACCGACCGCGTCGTGACGCTGTCCAGCGTGGTCCACCGGATGGGCCGGATCGGCATCGACGACCTGAACTTCGAGCGCCGCCGCTACGAGCGCTGGACCGCCTACGGCCAGTCGAAGCTCGCCTGCCTGATGTTCGCCTACGAGCTGGAGCACCGCTTCGTGGCGGCCGGGTCGCGGCTGCGCTCGATGGCCGCGCACCCCGGGTACGCGGCGACCAACCTGCAGTCGCGCACCGAGTCCGTCCAGGACGCGCTGCTGGGCGTGCTCAACAAGGTGGTCGCCCAGTCCGCGGCGGCCGGGGCGCTGCCGACGCTGTTCGCCGCGACCGTCCCGGACCTGCCCGGCGGCGCCTACATCGGACCGGACGGCATCGGCGAGACGCGCGGCAACCCACGCCCGGTCGGGTCCAGCGCGGCCTCGCACGACCGGCGGATGCAGCGGGCGCTCTGGGAGCGCGCCGAGGAGCTGACCCGGGTCACGTTCCCGCTCTGA